The window TCCGAGCGCCGGAATCTGATTTCCGGACATTATTGGCGATTGGCGCGAAGGTTGCGTGAACAAGGAAGTTTTCCACAATAGTCGATGGCGGCTGGCAAGGCAGGAGGCGTGAATGTCGGAGCGGATCGAAGATTATGCGCTGATCGGCAACTGTAAAACCGCGGCGCTCGTGTCGCGGCACGGTTCGATCGACTGGCTTTGCCTGCCCCGTTTTGATTCCGGCGCCGCCTTCGCAGCGCTGTTAGGCACACGCGACAATGGGCATTGGCAAATCGCGACGGCCGACGAGCCGCGCCAGGTTCGCCGTCGGTATCGCGGCGACACGCTGGTGCTCGAAACGCAATTCGAGACCGAGTCGGGCGCCGTCACGTTGATCGACTGCATGCCCACCCACACCCGCGAAACCGACCTGGTGCGCGTGGTGCGCGGCAATCGGGGCGAGGTGCGGATGCGGATGGACCTGACGATCCGCTTTGATTACGGCTCGATCGTCCCATGGGTCACGCATATCGAGGGCGGGCTGCGCGCGGTGGCCGGCCCCGACACGCTGCTGCTCTACAGCGACGTGCCGATGCACGGCGAAGATTTCAACACCGTGGCGGAGTTCACCGTGCGCGAGGGAGAAGAAGTCAGCTTTGTGATGATCTGGCATCCCTCCGAGGCCAAGCGACCGCCGCGCCCGCAACAAAGCGATCAATTGCGGCAGACCGAACAGTGGTGGCAACAGTGGTCCAGCCAATGCACGTTTCACGGTCGCTATCGCGACGCCGTGATGCGCTCGCTCATCACGCTCAAAGCGCTCACGTTCGATCCCACCGGCGGCATTGTCGCGGCGCCCACCACGTCGCTGCCCGAAAAGATCGGCGGCATGCGCAATTGGGACTACCGCTACTGCTGGGTGCGCGACGCCACCTTCTCGCTCGACGCGCTCATGAGCAACGGATTTACCGCCGAGGCGGTGGCTTGGCGCGAGTGGCTGTTGCGCGCCGCGGCCGGCCGGCCCTCGCAGTTGAACATCATGTACGGGCTGCATGGTGAGCGGCGGCTCACCGAGATCGAACTCGATTGGCTGGCCGGTTATGAAGACTCGCGTCCGGTGCGAATTGGCAACGCCGCGCATCGGCAATTTCAGCTCGATGTCTATGGCGAGTTGATCGATGCCTTGTATCAGGCCCGCCGCTTTGGCGTGCGCATGGAGGAGTATGCCTGGCGGGTTGAACAGGCGATCGCCGGCTTTTTGGAGTCCGCGTGGCGCGAGCCGGACGAGGGGATTTGGGAGGTGCGTGGCCCGCGGCAGCACTTCACGCATTCCAAGGTCATGGCCTGGGTCGCCTTCGACCGGATGGTGAAGATGGTGCAAGACTTTGGGCTCGACGGCCCGGTCGCGCAGTGGCGCGCCATCCGCGACGAGATCCATCGCGAGGTATGCGCGCGCGGCTACGACCCGGTTCGCCACACCTTTGTGCAGCATTACGACGGTCAAGCGCTCGACGCCAGTTTGCTGATGATTCCGCTGGTGGGCTTCTTGCCGCCCGAAGACCCGCGCGTGATCGGCACCGTGGAAGCGATCGAGCGCGAGCTGGTGCGCGATGGCTTCGTCATGCGCTATATCACCGACGACGTGCTCGACGGGCTGCCCCCCGGCGAAGGCGCCTTCTTGGCGTGCAGCTTTTGGCTGGTGGACAATCTGTTTCTGATCGGCCGCCGCGACGACGCGGTGCGCCGCTTCGAGCAATTGCTGGAACTGCAGAACGACGTCGGACTTTTGGCCGAGGAGTACGATCCGCACGCTGGGCGGCAGGTGGGCAACTTTCCTCAGGCGCTTTCGCATGTCGCCTTGGTCGAGAGCGCGCTCAATCTGACTCAGCACGAACGCGCCGCCCCGCCCCGCAGCGAAGCGGGCTAGCGCCTCAGCAAGGCGCCAGCGCCGGATCAAGCCGCCAGTCGGCCAGTTGTAGTTCCACGCGGCGACTGCCGCCAAACGTGCTGATCACCGGATGAAAGGCGATGGCGAACGGCTCTCGCGCCGCTAGTAGCTCAGGCTCCCAATCTCCCTTGCCAAACGCCACGGCGCGCATGCTCACGCCGTGCTGCGCGAGCTTGACTGCCAGGTGCCTTCCTCCCGCGCCAATGCGTCGCGGCGGCTCGGCCAATTGCACCCCAGTGGCGCAGAGCAAGGGACGCATGTTGCCGTGGCCAAATGGGGCAAGCTGCTCCATTTGCTCGACCGCCTTGAGAGTGAACGCCGACAGTGGGGCCTCGGCGTCGATCCACAACTCCGCCACGCGCTGCTCATCGGCGATGGCGCCGGCGGCATGACGACAAAATTCCTCGCGAAAGGCGTCCAGTCGCCGTTCGTCGATCTTTAGTCCCGCCGCGGCGGCATGTCCACCATAACTCACCAAATGCGACTCGCACGCCGAAAGCGCCGCGTGCAAATCAAACCCAGGCACGCTGCGCGCCGAGCCGACGCCCGGCTTCACCCCCAGGTCGTCCAGCGAGATCAGCACCGCCGGGCGATGGAAGCGTTCTACAATGCGACCCGCCACAATCCCGATCACGCCCGCGTGCCAACCGCGATCGGCCAACACCAGCGCGGCATCGCGCTCGGGATCAAACTGACTTTCGGCCTGCTTGTGCGCCTTGAGATAAATGCTGCGTTCCAGGCTCTGGCGGCTGCTGTTCAGTTCGTTGAGATACTCAGCCAACTCGGCGGCGCGCTCGGCCGATTCGGTGATCAACAGCTCGATTGCCAACTGCGCCTGCCCCATTCGGCCCGCGGCGTTGAGTCGTGGCGCGATGGAAAAGGCGATGTCTTCGGCGGACAGTTCCCGCTTGCGCTCCAGTTGGGCCGCGCGCAGCATCGCCGCCAGGCCGACGCTGGGACGCTGCTTCAGACTCAACAGTCCATGCCGCACCAAAATGCGGTTCTCATCGATCAGCGGCACTACGTCGGCCACTGTCCCGAGCGCCGCCAGCGCCACAGCGCCCAGCAGAAACTCGCGCATCGCTTCGTTCACCTTGCGCGCCTGCGACGCCTGCTGGCACAGCGCCCAGGCGACCTTAAAGGCCACCCCCGCGCCCGATAGATACGGAAAGGGATACTCGTGGCCGGGAAGCAGCGGATGCACAATCGCGGCCGCGGCCGGCAGGCCGCTCGCCATTTGATGGTGATCGGTAATCATCAGTTCCAGGCCGAGCTCGCGGGCCAGTTCGGCCTCGCGCAGAGCGGTCACACCGCAATCGACCGTGATGATCAATTGGGCGCCTTGGGCGGCCAAAGTCGTTAGCGCCTCGGCATTGAGACCATACCCCTCCTCCATGCGATGCGGGACATAAAAGCCCACATTCGCGCCCAACAGCGACAGGCAGCGCCACAGGATGCTGGTGGCGGCCACGCCGTCCACGTCGTAGTCGCCGTAAACAATGATCCGCCGCCCGCCGCGCACCGCGTCCCACAGGCGCTCCGCCGCTTGCTGGCAACCGGGCAGGTCCAGCGGATCGCGCAGGCCGACCAACTTGGATTCGAGAAAGTCGCGGGCTGTGTCGGCATCGGCAATGCCGCGACAGATCAGCAATTGGGCGACGACGGCGGGCAGTCCACTCGTCTGTTGTAGCCGGGCGATGCGATCCGCATCGTGCGCCCGGAGACGCCAGCGCTTGGGCATGAAGTCATCCTGACTGGGAAGGCGGGCAGGGAGCAGGCATACGATGCACTATTCGACCATTCCGGGCGACCAGACTCAAGCGATTGTCGTTAACCGCTGGCATTGCCGCCTATTGGGCGGTACCGTCGTTTGTGGCCAAATAACGTATGTTGTAATTGGCCTATCCGCTCCAATTTTGACGTTGGCTAGCCATGATGATTCTCCTGTTCGAAGACGATCTGGTGACCGACCTGTATCCGGTGTCGATCAGCCGGCCCGTCTTCGCGATCAGTTGCGGCAGCCTGCGGTTGATCGACCTGGTGAGCAGCTTCGGTTGCCCGGTGAAGTGGCTGGTGCGTCCGCATCTGACGGAGATTCAAGAGGCCGATTTTTGCCATCTGTCGCTGGGGTCCGGTTCTCCAAAACAGTTCGTACTGGCGATTAATGGCGCCGTTGTGCCCTCGGTGGCGGTGCTCAAGCGTCTGCGTGAACTGATCGCCGCGCGGCGCGAAGGGGCGATTGTCACCGAAGAGGGGCGCATCGCAGCGGCTGTGGTGGCGGGAGATAGCCCCCCAGCTCGCGCCGCCAATTATGCGGAATTCCTGGTCGCCATGCGGCAGCGCGAACTGCCGCGCTTGGAAGGCGAGTTGCCGCTCTTTCATTTTCCGCACGACATCATTCGTCATCATTTGATGATTGTGCGCGAGAGCCTAGAGCATCGCGTGGCGCAAGGCGCCTATCGCGAGGCCGGCGATGGCCTGTTTTTGGCCGACGACATTTCGCTCGGCCAGCATGTGGTCACCGACACCCGCCGTGGTCCGGTGGTGATCGACCAAGGCGCCACCATCGGCCCATATACTTTTTTGCGCGGCCCAGTGTACGTCGGCCCCAAGAGCAAGGTCATCGAACACTCGGCGCTCAAAGACGGCGCCACCCTCGCCAACACCACTAAGATCGGCGGCGAAATCGAGGCCTCGATCATCGAGGCCTACACCAACAAACAGCACCACGGTTTTCTCGGACACAGCTATCTCGGCAGTTGGATCAACCTTGGCGCCGGCACCTGCAACAGCGATCTCAAGAACACCTATGGCCAGGTGAACATGGATTACCACGGCCGCAAGGTGCCCAGCGGCATGCAGTTCATCGGGGCGATCATCGGCGACTACGCAAAGACGGCCATCAATACCGGCATTTTCACCGGCAAGACGATCGGCGCGTGCAGCATGGTGTATGGCTTTGTCACCACCAACGTGCCCAGCTTTGTCAATTACGCCCGACTGTTTGGCCAGGTGACCGAAACGCCGGTCGAAGTGATGATCCCGACGCAAGGCCGCATGTTCGCCCGCCGCGACGTGACGCAACGACCATGCGACATTCAACTCTTGCGCGACATGTACGAACTAACGCGCCACGAGCGCCAGATCGCCGGCGAACCACTGTCGCTGTAGCCGCGCACGGGACCGTTTTACCAAATAGGCGCCGCCGCGTCGGGCAGTTTTCGGACATATAGCACGCTGCGTAGCAACCTCTCTTACGACTGCACGGCGAAACCTGGCGCCCATGGTGGCCCAGGAATGTGTCCACCGGCGTCCAATTCTCAAACGCTTCAGATTCTTCGGAAAATCGAGCAACACTCCGAAAACATCCTCTCCAAAGACGCGCGAGAGCCGCGCCAAGATCGACGTAAATCATTCCATGACAAAGCCTTGATAAGCGGCTCATCGTGACCACTTTGCGACCGGTTTTCGGAGCTTTCGGAATTCGCTCGTTTTGCAATCACCACCTGCCGCCAAAGGCGGGCGTCTCCCAGTGACGTCAACGTTTTACTATCGCCGCAGCAAGAGATTTGCTCTGCTGTGTTGATTCTCACTTGTGGATTTCCTAACGAAGGCGGCGCCATGCAAACCGAGTATGTCCACTGCGATCTGTCGCGCGCGGAGGTCGAGGGCTGGCCCGGTCCAACCATTCTTGAGTTTGGCGCCGGCTGGTGTGGGCATTGCCAGGCGGCGCAGGTCCCCTTGGCCGAGGTGCTCGCCGCCGCGGCAGAGGTGAAGCATGTGAAGGTCGAAGATGCGCCGGGCCGGCGACTGGGCCGATCGTTTGGCGTCAAACTGTGGCCGACGTTCGTTTTTCTCAAGGACGGCGTCGAAGTGGCCCGCGCGGTGCGCCCCACCACTACCGGCGAGTTGCAGCCTGGACTTGCGCAAATCGCCGATTGATCGAACGGCGCAAGGCGGGATTTTGCTCCAACAGCGATTGAGTGGGCGGAATTGCCGCGCCTCCACGAAAGAAAAAGACCCACGGAGCGAACTCCGTGGGTCTTGATGCCTATGAACTGATGAAGGCCTTTAATCACCGCAAGACGGTGATTGTGGTTAGGCCTCGCGTGGCTTGATGAGCGGGCCAGAGCTGTCGCCAACACCCCCCTTGAGTTCCTGGGCTGGCGCCGGACGATTGGCCTTGGCTTCTTCGGTTTCTTCGGCTTGCGCCAGGTCGTCGTCGCTCCATTCCAGTCGCTTGCGCGACAGGCCAATCTTGCGCTCGTCGGTGTCGACGCGCAACACCTTCACCTCGATGGTGTCGCCCACCTTGACCACTTCCTCGGGGTTTTCGACCTTGTGGTCGGCCAACTCCGAGATGTGCAATAGCCCTTCCAAGCCATTCTCCAGGCCAACGAACACGCCAAAGTTGGTGAGCTTGGTGACCGTGCCCGACACGCGTTGGCCGGGCTGGTACTTGGAGGGGATGTCGGTCGCCCAGGGATCGTCTTGCAATTGCTTGAGACCCAAGGCGATGCGGCGGCGCTCCTGGTCAACCGAGAGCACTTTGCACTCCAGTTGGTGACCTTTCTCGACCACCTCGCTGGGATGGCTGATCTTGCGGGTCCACGACATGTCGCTGACGTGCAACAGGCCGTCGATCCCCTCTTCGATCTCGATAAAGGCGCCGTAGTTGGTGAGGTTGCGCACCGTGCCGGTGACGACCGTGCCAGGCGGATACTTCTCGGCCACTTTCTCCCAGGGATTTTGCTGGGTTTGCTTCATGCCGAGCGAGATCTCTTGCTTCTCTTTGTTGATGCCGAGCACCACCACGTCGATCTCGTCGCCAATCTGCACCAATTCGCTGGGATGATTGATGCGCTTCGTCCAGGACATTTCGCTGATATGCACCAGACCTTCGATGCCTTCCTCCAGCTTGACGAAGGCGCCGTAGCTCATCACGTTCACCACCTCGCCGCGGACCACGCTGCCGACGGGGAACTTCTCTTCGATGTTCTGCCACGGGCTGGGTGACTTCTGCTTGAGGCCCAGCGCGATCTTTTCCTTTTCGCGGTCGATGTGCAGGATTTGCACCTCGAGCTCCTCGTCGATCCGCACCATCTCGGTCGGATGGCCGATGCGGCCCCAGCTCATGTCGGTGATGTGCAACAGGCCGTCGATGCCGCCCAGGTCGACGAACGCGCCGAAATCGGCGATGTTCTTGACCACGCCTTTGCGGAGTTGGCCCACCTCGAGCGTCGACAAAAGCTGCTGCTTCTTCTCGGCCCGCTCGGCCTCGATCAGGGCGCGGCGGCTGACCACGATGTTGCGCCGTGCTTCGTCGATCTTGAGCACCAGACATTGAATGGTGCGGCCGATGTAGTCGCCAATGTCGTGCGGACGGCGGATATCGACCTGGCTGGCCGGCAAGAAGACATTGACGCCAATGTCGACCAGCAAGCCGCCTTTGATTTTGCGGGTGACGGCGCCGGTGACGACGTCGTTTTCGTGCACTGTTTCCATGACCTTGAGCCAGGCCTCGATCTTTTCGGCCTTGCGCTTGGAGAGGGCGATCATGCCCCCTTCCTGGTCCATCTCGCCGGAAACGTCCTCCACTTCCTCAACCAGAACCTTGAGCTTTTCGCCCGGTTGCGGTGGCTCTTCCTCCTCGCCCCATTCGGCGAGCGGAATCACTCCTTCGCTCTTGTAGCCGACGTCGACCAGCACATTGTCTCCCTCGATCCGGAGCACTTTGCCTTCGACGATCTGATTGAGCTTGATCTCCTGACTGCCCCAGTCGATGTCCTGATCCCAGTCGATCTCCTCAACTTTGGCGCCGTTGAAAGAGTCGCTCAGGGCACGTGTCCACTCGTCGTCGGAGACATCGAATTCGCGGATGAGATTGCGGTTGACCATTATTTCCAGTTCGCCAGCCCAGTGATGCTGCTAGATGTTGGCTGAGACTTCGCCCGCTGGAGTTCGATAGAGCGAACCGAGTCGGGGCGATTTTCGACCGCCGGAGGAACAAGGGGCTGGAGCAGCCTGCCGGCGGGGTTAGTACCAACGGATCGCGCGACGGCCGCCTTA is drawn from Pirellulales bacterium and contains these coding sequences:
- a CDS encoding glucose-1-phosphate thymidylyltransferase, producing the protein MMILLFEDDLVTDLYPVSISRPVFAISCGSLRLIDLVSSFGCPVKWLVRPHLTEIQEADFCHLSLGSGSPKQFVLAINGAVVPSVAVLKRLRELIAARREGAIVTEEGRIAAAVVAGDSPPARAANYAEFLVAMRQRELPRLEGELPLFHFPHDIIRHHLMIVRESLEHRVAQGAYREAGDGLFLADDISLGQHVVTDTRRGPVVIDQGATIGPYTFLRGPVYVGPKSKVIEHSALKDGATLANTTKIGGEIEASIIEAYTNKQHHGFLGHSYLGSWINLGAGTCNSDLKNTYGQVNMDYHGRKVPSGMQFIGAIIGDYAKTAINTGIFTGKTIGACSMVYGFVTTNVPSFVNYARLFGQVTETPVEVMIPTQGRMFARRDVTQRPCDIQLLRDMYELTRHERQIAGEPLSL
- a CDS encoding glycoside hydrolase family 15 protein produces the protein MSERIEDYALIGNCKTAALVSRHGSIDWLCLPRFDSGAAFAALLGTRDNGHWQIATADEPRQVRRRYRGDTLVLETQFETESGAVTLIDCMPTHTRETDLVRVVRGNRGEVRMRMDLTIRFDYGSIVPWVTHIEGGLRAVAGPDTLLLYSDVPMHGEDFNTVAEFTVREGEEVSFVMIWHPSEAKRPPRPQQSDQLRQTEQWWQQWSSQCTFHGRYRDAVMRSLITLKALTFDPTGGIVAAPTTSLPEKIGGMRNWDYRYCWVRDATFSLDALMSNGFTAEAVAWREWLLRAAAGRPSQLNIMYGLHGERRLTEIELDWLAGYEDSRPVRIGNAAHRQFQLDVYGELIDALYQARRFGVRMEEYAWRVEQAIAGFLESAWREPDEGIWEVRGPRQHFTHSKVMAWVAFDRMVKMVQDFGLDGPVAQWRAIRDEIHREVCARGYDPVRHTFVQHYDGQALDASLLMIPLVGFLPPEDPRVIGTVEAIERELVRDGFVMRYITDDVLDGLPPGEGAFLACSFWLVDNLFLIGRRDDAVRRFEQLLELQNDVGLLAEEYDPHAGRQVGNFPQALSHVALVESALNLTQHERAAPPRSEAG
- a CDS encoding thioredoxin family protein encodes the protein MQTEYVHCDLSRAEVEGWPGPTILEFGAGWCGHCQAAQVPLAEVLAAAAEVKHVKVEDAPGRRLGRSFGVKLWPTFVFLKDGVEVARAVRPTTTGELQPGLAQIAD
- a CDS encoding 30S ribosomal protein S1, with amino-acid sequence MVNRNLIREFDVSDDEWTRALSDSFNGAKVEEIDWDQDIDWGSQEIKLNQIVEGKVLRIEGDNVLVDVGYKSEGVIPLAEWGEEEEPPQPGEKLKVLVEEVEDVSGEMDQEGGMIALSKRKAEKIEAWLKVMETVHENDVVTGAVTRKIKGGLLVDIGVNVFLPASQVDIRRPHDIGDYIGRTIQCLVLKIDEARRNIVVSRRALIEAERAEKKQQLLSTLEVGQLRKGVVKNIADFGAFVDLGGIDGLLHITDMSWGRIGHPTEMVRIDEELEVQILHIDREKEKIALGLKQKSPSPWQNIEEKFPVGSVVRGEVVNVMSYGAFVKLEEGIEGLVHISEMSWTKRINHPSELVQIGDEIDVVVLGINKEKQEISLGMKQTQQNPWEKVAEKYPPGTVVTGTVRNLTNYGAFIEIEEGIDGLLHVSDMSWTRKISHPSEVVEKGHQLECKVLSVDQERRRIALGLKQLQDDPWATDIPSKYQPGQRVSGTVTKLTNFGVFVGLENGLEGLLHISELADHKVENPEEVVKVGDTIEVKVLRVDTDERKIGLSRKRLEWSDDDLAQAEETEEAKANRPAPAQELKGGVGDSSGPLIKPREA
- the recJ gene encoding single-stranded-DNA-specific exonuclease RecJ codes for the protein MPKRWRLRAHDADRIARLQQTSGLPAVVAQLLICRGIADADTARDFLESKLVGLRDPLDLPGCQQAAERLWDAVRGGRRIIVYGDYDVDGVAATSILWRCLSLLGANVGFYVPHRMEEGYGLNAEALTTLAAQGAQLIITVDCGVTALREAELARELGLELMITDHHQMASGLPAAAAIVHPLLPGHEYPFPYLSGAGVAFKVAWALCQQASQARKVNEAMREFLLGAVALAALGTVADVVPLIDENRILVRHGLLSLKQRPSVGLAAMLRAAQLERKRELSAEDIAFSIAPRLNAAGRMGQAQLAIELLITESAERAAELAEYLNELNSSRQSLERSIYLKAHKQAESQFDPERDAALVLADRGWHAGVIGIVAGRIVERFHRPAVLISLDDLGVKPGVGSARSVPGFDLHAALSACESHLVSYGGHAAAAGLKIDERRLDAFREEFCRHAAGAIADEQRVAELWIDAEAPLSAFTLKAVEQMEQLAPFGHGNMRPLLCATGVQLAEPPRRIGAGGRHLAVKLAQHGVSMRAVAFGKGDWEPELLAAREPFAIAFHPVISTFGGSRRVELQLADWRLDPALAPC